The following coding sequences lie in one Populus nigra chromosome 15, ddPopNigr1.1, whole genome shotgun sequence genomic window:
- the LOC133674220 gene encoding glucan endo-1,3-beta-glucosidase 8 encodes MALAEVFTTYVLVPFVIFLTMIPDVTSRVGVNWGTMATHQLPPDNVVHMLKENGFDKLKLFDADEKIMAALIGTDIEVMLAIPNYMLHEMSQDPVAATAWVDENVTSWSYTGGVKIRYVAVGNEPFLQTYNGTYLHVTLPALKNIQHALNRAGLGSHVKATVPFNADIYNSPGSNPVPSAGDFRPDVRDLTIEVVQFLNENDAPFTVNIYPFLSLYGDPNFPLEFAFFDGPKKPITDGESVYTNAFDANLDTLIWSLDKAGYPDMQIMIGEVGWPTDGDKNANIQNAKRFNQGLIRHALSGNGTPKRKGKNIDVYLFGLIDENAKAIAPGSFERHWGIFEFDGEPKYGLDLMGLEEDKGLAPVEGVRYQLRRWCVLDPEATELAELPDSIDYACSQSDCTALGYGSSCNHLSAEGNASYAFNMYYQLNNQGYWDCDFSGLALVTDKDPSEEDCQFPVMIAYGHSLVLNRNGLSDVLLGFVVGNLLFLLLLS; translated from the exons atggCACTGGCTGAAGTATTTACCACCTATGTTTTGGTGCCGTTTGTTATTTTCTTGACCATGATCCCTGATGTTACCAGTCGTGTTGGAGTGAACTGGGGCACCATGGCTACACACCAACTCCCACCGGATAATGTGGTTCATATGCTGAAAGAAAATGGGTTTGACAAATTGAAGTTGTTTGATGCCGATGAGAAGATTATGGCAGCTCTGATTGGGACTGATATTGAAGTAATGCTGGCTATACCAAATTACATGCTGCATGAGATGAGTCAAGATCCTGTGGCTGCTACTGCCTGGGTTGATGAAAATGTGACTAGCTGGTCTTACACTGGTGGAGTCAAAATCAG gtATGTAGCTGTTGGCAATGAACCTTTCCTGCAAACATATAATGGCACCTATCTACATGTCACGTTACCAGCTCTAAAAAATATCCAGCATGCCCTCAACAGAGCTGGGCTAGGTTCCCATGTCAAGGCCACAGTCCCCTTCAATGCCGACATTTACAACTCCCCTGGATCAAACCCAGTTCCATCCGCTGGTGACTTCAGACCTGATGTTCGAGACCTCACGATTGAAGTAGTCCAGTTTCTCAATGAAAATGATGCCCCTTTCACTGTCAACATCTATCCATTCCTGAGTCTATACGGAGACCCTAACTTCCCCCTCGAGTTTGCATTCTTTGATGGACCAAAGAAGCCGATCACAGATGGCGAATCAGTATATACCAACGCGTTTGATGCAAATCTTGACACTCTCATATGGTCATTGGACAAGGCTGGGTATCCTGACATGCAGATTATGATTGGAGAAGTCGGTTGGCCAACCGATGGTGACAAAAATGCTAATATCCAAAATGCCAAGAGGTTCAACCAAGGGTTGATTCGACATGCTTTGAGTGGAAACGGAACACCAAAAAGAAAGGGCAAGAACATCGATGTTTATCTATTTGGCCTCATTGATGAGAATGCTAAAGCAATTGCTCCCGGTAGCTTCGAAAGGCATTGGGGAATATTTGAGTTTGATGGGGAGCCCAAATATGGATTGGATTTGATGGGGTTGGAAGAGGACAAGGGTCTTGCTCCGGTGGAGGGAGTAAGGTATCAGCTAAGAAGGTGGTGTGTTCTAGACCCTGAAGCGACTGAGTTAGCCGAGTTACCAGATAGTATTGACTATGCCTGTAGTCAATCAGATTGTACTGCTTTAGGTTATGGGTCTTCTTGTAATCATCTAAGTGCTGAAGGGAATGCTTCTTATGCCTTCAACATGTACTATCAACTTAATAACCAAGGATATTGGGACTGTGATTTCTCTGGTTTGGCTCTGGTTACAGACAAGGATCCATCTGAAGAGGACTGCCAGTTCCCGGTAATGATTGCTTATGGTCATTCGTTGGTGCTGAACAGGAACGGGCTTTCAGATGTGTTGCTCGGATTTGTTGTAGGGAACCTCCTCTTCTTACTACTACTTAGCTGA